A DNA window from Pirellulales bacterium contains the following coding sequences:
- a CDS encoding 4Fe-4S binding protein — protein sequence MAHVVTENCERCRFTDCAVTCPVQCFHGDADRLYIDPEVCIDCNACIPACPVQAIVEEFDLTEEQKVWQKINAERAANLPVISSKQDPLPTAENRKRELDLQLSNQRS from the coding sequence ATGGCTCACGTCGTTACGGAGAATTGTGAAAGATGCCGCTTCACCGACTGTGCAGTGACATGTCCTGTACAGTGCTTCCATGGCGACGCGGATCGCCTCTACATCGATCCAGAAGTCTGTATCGACTGCAACGCATGCATACCGGCGTGCCCAGTTCAGGCAATCGTTGAAGAATTCGATCTGACGGAAGAGCAAAAGGTTTGGCAGAAAATCAACGCAGAGCGGGCCGCCAATTTGCCCGTCATCTCGTCGAAGCAAGATCCTCTACCGACGGCAGAGAACCGCAAACGCGAACTCGATCTGCAGTTAAGCAATCAACGGAGCTGA
- a CDS encoding RidA family protein codes for MGEVETKLKAMGFTLPPIRKFPSPNRRGCVRVGNVLFLSGHGPHHPGFPHREAGKLGADMTIDEGKITAQAAALAMLATVKNEVGDLDNVVRVIRLFGMVNSTPDFPSMPAVIDGASDLFFELFGPDAGCHARTAVGMVNLPRGQAVEINGEFEVRN; via the coding sequence ATGGGTGAAGTTGAGACCAAATTAAAGGCAATGGGGTTCACTTTGCCCCCCATCCGAAAATTTCCCAGCCCCAATCGCCGGGGGTGCGTACGTGTCGGCAATGTGTTGTTTCTGTCTGGACACGGTCCGCATCATCCGGGTTTTCCGCACCGTGAGGCGGGGAAGCTTGGCGCGGATATGACAATTGACGAGGGCAAGATCACCGCACAAGCCGCCGCTCTGGCCATGCTCGCAACGGTCAAAAACGAAGTGGGGGACCTCGATAATGTCGTGCGGGTCATCCGTCTGTTCGGCATGGTGAACTCCACGCCTGATTTTCCTAGCATGCCGGCCGTGATCGATGGCGCGTCGGATCTGTTCTTTGAATTATTCGGTCCGGATGCGGGCTGCCACGCGCGAACCGCGGTTGGCATGGTCAACCTTCCGCGAGGACAGGCGGTCGAAATCAACGGCGAGTTTGAAGTGAGGAACTGA